Sequence from the Notolabrus celidotus isolate fNotCel1 chromosome 14, fNotCel1.pri, whole genome shotgun sequence genome:
AAACACTTTTCTGTTTCAGCTCAGGTGCATTTGTGGTCTTGCAACATTTTGGCAAGGATTCCAACAGACACAACTTTACTAGATGTTCTTTTGGGTGCTGAATGCAtgcacatgtgcatgtgtgtgtttggagacaTGTTTCTTAGTGTGAGGAAATTGATTATAAGCTAAAGAGGAGCTGATAATCACATGTTGACATTAACAGTGAAATCCATTACTGAAGCACAGATGGTTGACCTTTGACATGACGTGCCTTTGGGCTTATCTGTCAATATGTTAATTAGTGGAAGCTAAATTAAGACAGGATGGGGGATTGGGGGGGGGGTATTTTCGTGAGAACATTAAATAAAGTTTCTTAACAATATTTTGAAAACGGTTGCAtggttaaagggatatttcaattTTTCTGAATAGGGGTTGTATGAGCAATTGTACAAGCCACAATGGATGCGGGTCAAGACTGCCCCTTTAATAAGAAACTTCACCAAGCTAGGCCACAGCTAATTTTGACATACTCGACCCAAGCACTCATCTAAGTTAAGCTGGACACTCTACAAAGGCAATTTCAGCAgtttactttgccatcagaaagcccttttgtttttgcactatctGCGGTCGCATCACAGATGTGCTCAGCTGTTCGAGCCTATGATCCTATATCACTGATATATTATGTTTTGATATCTTTGCATCTCagttttacattattattagcACCAAATGTCTATGCTTGCTTAGTGGACACAGTAATGCCTGTagtttgccgttgtgatttgcacttcagggccactgtatgTATCAgtgtgtaataaaaaaacaaacaaaaaggcgGACACTTACTTGGAAGATGCAATTCCATGCGGCTTTTCTGGTTTTCCGATCTAACTCCTGAATGCTGAACAAAGTCTGTCACAAACTTCGGCGTCCAGTACGGCAGTGGAGTCTGGTTGGTGAACGTCGCAGACTGCAGTCCTGCAGGAGTATTTTGATTCCCAAAGGTCCAGAggtactgttgttaccaagtctcACTCATGGCAACAGTAGTTTTCTCAGTCCGTAGGCATTAGCTCGCAGTTTGCACACCTGTACCACCATTTAACTTGGGATATCTCCTACTCCCCAGTTAGCATAAAAGTTAATCCGCGTTTTACTCCGGTGCACAGAATCGTTGTTTCCTCCTTAAACTTCCGCTCACAGGTATCCAcgtgtgtccacagtaaacggcatgtcatcggcGCTGCTGGAGTCACTGGTTATTTAGGTATGTTTGTCTCTGTGCAGCCcgcagatccaaacagctgatcagtggaAGAACACGCCTCTGttgcgtccgaaaatagtgcaaagactaGGGCGTCTACTGATAACTGTAGCCAGCTtgtgtgctgtttgtttctCATTGAAGGGGTCAGTGAACGCATCAGTTGTGACTAATAATTACTAATgacatgtaactcatacaacccctcttcaataaaactgaaatataatTTTAACACTGTCAACACTCCTTGATAATCTGTCCATTCACCATATcatttatactttattttctgcttttcacattttaaacagacaacatacaaacaaccacagtacactacaaaaacaaaaacaattcaaataCACGGATCAACAACCTACCCCCCTCCCTGAGgctcaaaaagaaagaagaagaaaataaacaaataaattaaaaacagcaacaacaacaaaaggtcACAAAACTAGTCAGGGTCTTCTTGCTACCATTCTGTCTACTATTAAATTTAATAGGATTGTAAACACAGATctatggaaataaaaaaattaaaaaggccAAATACTGCTAAATGAGCAGGGCACTTAATGTAAGGGGAAACCTTCAATGTAGTTTATAAAAGGACTCCAGATCGCAGCAAAGTCCCTGCGTCTTTTTCCCTATCTTATATCTGAGCCTCTGCATTCACCATATCAACACGGCAGCATTTTGCTCTGATGCCAAAAgttatagttttatttttcatctgaaaaaactacaacaaatCTGCAGGAACATTTGGCTACAGCTAACACTTTGATAACCACTTACTTGCTactaaaaaaacagcaaatgttagcattcatTTACTGTCTGGCTAACACCGCCATTGGCTAGTTTACAAAACCTCTAGCTGGTTGATATTGGCTTTAGTTTTTACTGCTAAGTAATTTGCACCAGTTGTAACAGTATCAAACAGCATGTTTGCTAGTAAGTGGCAAAACGTCAGTATAGCTCCTGTTTAGCAGCAGCTAATGGGTTTATAATGATGTTGTTGTTACTTGATTATGGCCCCATGTCTCTCTATGTCCTCCATTTATTCTCTTTTCAATTACTGATCAATGAGGAACAGGGAAATGATAATGATTTGTCATATTCTCCAGGTTATTCTCTAACAACTTGGGACATAACAGAGCAGTACATTACAACAGCATTATTGCTAGCATTAAATCAGTAATATTTTTAGGCTGTCACTTTTCTGGGCCAAGCTGTTTACACGCTGTACAGTACAAGAACAGACAGGATGTTATAGTTGGTTCCCTCTGGGACtgtgaaatgtttgatttgatatAAAGACACACTGAGTCTCCAGtccatcaaacacacatattcTTCCCCCGTTAGACACAGCAATATAAATCATGTATGTATCAGTGTGTTGTCATGTATGTTCAACCTGTTAAATCTGACAACATAAAGGCAATAATGATAACCTCAAactctatctgtctttctttctcttcttttatccTCCAGTCCTCGGGCACCAGTGTGATTGTGGACATCGCGGTGATGGGTGAGGCGCACGGTTTGATCTCAGACCTGCTGGCTGACCCCTCACTGCCCCCTAACACCTGCACCTCCCTGAAAGCTGTCAGCAACCTCCTCAGCACCCAGATCAGCCTCCAGCCGCTCCACCGGCCTCGCctccctgcagacacacacacctgctctgaCTCTGAGGAGGGGCCTGAAAAACTAGAGAGACTGGCCATCCCGAAGGTAAATGTGTCTGTGATCAGTCTTGAGCCTTTGGTTTTGTGTTTGACAAATCATACATAGGCCCAACAGTCATTTAGATTATACACTTAGGAAACTAGCTGTTACATTATCAGATAACAAGAAGCATTGATTGATGGCAGAGAGAAGACCTACAGTAAGATAATAGTAACTGTGCCCCAATTAGAATAGAGTTTGAACCTTAGGGCAACGACATCCAAACAACacttgtttttctcctcctaTATTGTGTAAAATGCGGTCTGTGTGTACACAAGCCATGATAAAGATTGTATTATGTAATTCATTAACATTAAGGTCAATTATTTTgtgaaataacaaacaaaacactacGTAGTTTCGGAGGGGTACTCTTTAATGGTCAGTGCTCAAGTCCTGGTACCAGATTTGGTATCAAGATGGAGAATATGGTACGATACATCTCTACCCATACTTCGTCCTCCTCACAGATTTTGGCATTTCACTCGTATGACAGTGCCAGACTAAGCTCACTCGCCATGTCTGACTCCACAGACCCATGATGTTGACTGATAAGTGGACTATacagctttttttaaatatgcagcAGTTTCATATGAACGACATGTAAACAAGCTCAAAGTGTTCGATCTAACATTGAACTAAATTCCAtttgtgtaaaattaaaattgatCAAAATGTAGTCAGATAAGATGTTAGAGAGCCTAGATTATCAACATGAAGTTCACTGTCTACATGCACAGGTGTGCCTCTCTCTACATacattaccccccccccccccccccccccctcaactGTTGGAACAGTGTTCAGCTTTAATGTAGCAAACAATGACGCACAATCTTCCAGAgagctttttaatattttacaagGCCGGCGCTTCAAAATGTATGCAGGCACTTTAGTCAGAAAGGGAAATAAAGCTTGTGATGCAATGCAAGGATAGCCTGCCAGGAGAGTGATGGGCAGTTTGAACATTGCTTGAGTGTGCTTAAATGTTCGACTGATGTTTAGTGGACTCAGGGAGAATTTGAAAGGGTTTGTTAACCTGCATGTGGCAGTAGGTTAATGTAGGTGAATCATCTCCTTTGTGCTGCCCTGTTGTGGAGTTGCAAGTACGGTAATTTGTGGAGATCAAACCAGATTCTGCTGCACAGATTCGTCTGTATTACACTTTAGAGGATACCATAGTGTTAAAACGTTTTACTAACCATATGTTAATATTAAACTAACAAAACATGAAGCACTACATCCCAgcaagttgtattttttaacatctttGTTAGCTAGCTTCCAGCACAGATGTTTCAAGTAAAACTGCATCACCGCTCGGTAATAAAACTTCTGATTGCAGAGGCAATGAAAAAGTAATAAAGCAGCAATAGATTACCACCTTAATTGCATTTTTCTAACACACTTTTCACTCCCCCTGGGCTGTTTTAATTCCTACACCTGTTAAAGTGTTTAACACACTATTAAAGATCTTTGATTAGCTTTCTATCACTGCTGGAGAGATGTGCACCATTGCTGGGTCATGTCTGTGCATACGGGtaagatgtgtgtttgtctgcttcaGAACCAGACAGACAAAGAAGGAGGGATTATTGTCTTCTGAGCTTGTTGAAATGTGATCAACTGCTGCCCTCTATATGAGTGTGGAGAGCGtgcgtttctgtgtgtgtgtgtttgtgacagagagacagggagatacCCGCTCTCACAAAAGTCCACGCTCTGTCCAAAAATACAAACTGACAAATAACCGAGTGTTGCTAATGGCTGAACAACAAAATTTACAACTTGGGAAAGATTGACACCACAGGGGGGAAAGGAGCGGGACTCCTCTTTGAACACCACTCTGTCTCCCATATGCTTTTAAAGAAAGGGCATGAGCTGGAAGAACGAATGTGGCAGCCTTCTGGTGTGTGCTGGACTCTATTCACAAAGGGAGAAAAagctttgctgtttttttgttaaataaatacatatcttTGTAAAAACATTGAGCTTTTGGCTGAAGTATTACGTTTTAAATACTAAGTGAAGTTAATTTCTCCACAAATTAAGCATGACTGTATCTGCCTTCCTTTTTTGTCtctatttctgtttcttttttgacCTTTTACCTTTTTAAAGCCATCAATCTGATTTTGAACAAGGTTTCTCTCCTAATTTTTAAGGAAGTGTTCAATATGATGCAGGTTTTTATACTTtttcttaaaaattatggcagtTTTTACAATTCTGTCCACTTCCTTATTACCACAAGCATCCTTCTTGCCTCAGTCATCTCTGTAAAGCATCACTGACTGTGCtaacatgtgtttgtttatctaCATTTCAGCGTCTAAGGCGGAGTCTGCCCCCTGGATTGCTTAGGAGAATATCGTCAACTTGGACCACGACCACCTCAGCTACAGGGCTGCCAACCATTGAGCCTGGGCCAGTACGCCGAGACCGCTCAGCCAGCATCAAACATACCACAGACAGGTAACCGTCACTCACTGtcataaacaacaacagcaagaaatgaagctgtgtttatttatttattgtatttattttgcacaaaatcAGCGAAACGTGGAACAACTCCATGATGATGACCATCTCGAAGGGTCGGTCCATGTCTGCCTCCTATGCTGCCTCTGTCATCTCCAACCACATCTACAGCAAACCACTGGGAAGACCAGGTATGATGTAGTGTCATATATAATAGAAAATGCTTGAAGGTGTATTCCTTGAAAACCCTTCAGttagtttctctctcttcttcaggtTTCCCCCCCTCCAACGTGTCACCTCTGGGCTCTCCGTGCCCGTCTCCTCCGATCCAGGGTACTCCAGTCTCCAGTCCGACTACTAAAACATGTTCAGTGCAGCTTCCTGAGCCCGCTGGTCCTCTCATAGAGCGGATCCCTGGCCCTGTGGTCTCCAAGAGCCACCACAGAGCCTTAACTCACAGCCAGAGTGCCCCGAGCTCCACCACACCTCACTGGAGACCTCCATCACTTTGTGGCAGGTAAAAACATGAGATTCATCTTAAGAAGTAGAATGattagaaaaacaaatgttggaAGTGTTTTTACATGTGTTGATCTCTTTCTGTTCTCTCTGTCAGCTGTGGCAGACCATTCAACAATCGGCTAAACCATGGTGTAGAATCTGGGGACAAAGGAGACAGAATACCCCATCCAGGTAAACATCCTACAAGCATGTCATATTGGACCAATCCATCAAAATGAGCTTGGAGAGTTGATTTTAACAGGAAAAATACTCCTTGGACTCTGGTTTTCACTTCTGGCCCTTGTTGGGCTGTTATACAAAAATTATTTCTTGGGTGAAGCTGTGTACTTATCCCACACAGAAACCCTGGAGACATGGTGTCGCACCAGCCAGCTAGAAACTAATGTTGCCAAGACAAAAGAATTAGGTATTTGCACTGAACGAGATCTTAAAACACAGCCAGTTTCACTCGACTGCAAAGTTGTTGAAACTGTGGAAACCTTTAAATATCTTGGCACAGTTCTAGATTGCAAGCTAAGCTTTTCTGAAAATACTGAGTATATTTTCAAGAAATGCTCTCAGCGACTCAGAGGCCTTGGTGTCAGCCGGCACACTTTAGAACTAGTGTTCAAATCTATTGTTAAGTGTCTTAACTTTCCAGCTTCCTGCCTGGTATGCTCACTTGAACTGTAGAAGTAATAATAAGCTTTCTAAAATAGTGGGCAAACCACAAAAACCTTTCTCAACTATGCACTGATAGGACGAGGAAGAAAAGCACAGAGCATCATAGCAGATAATTATCATCCTCTCTTCTGCCAGTTTGAGCCTCTGAGCTCAGGGAGGCTCTAAAGAGGCAACTAAAAACTTGTTTAAGAAGTCACCCAAGATGACTGATGATATTGAATCCCTGATATAACATGAACTGATTTTTAATGTGTCATTTTGCTGTTTTGATTAATTGTGATTGTGTGAACTTCCTTGGCAATAACGATTTATTCTATTCTGTTAAAGTAGTATTGTTGAAAGAGTTCTTGTCATATATACTTTTTCTGTAAGGAACAAAGTCCAACAGACAATCTGACACTCAATAATAATGCTGTGTCCCAAATGTAAATAAGATTTGTTTCTCTGAGCTcaatcatacatttaaaaaaacttgaaaacaaaaaataaatcaaaatataatTCATTTTCTAAGCAGAAAACAATGTATGTGAAATTGGGCATCATCAAACCAGTGCATTTCCAATCTATCACATATGAGCAGCAATTTGTTTGTCAAAAATTAGAgtaccactatcatctctctctctttctttcttcatctcctctattcctctttccaaccccaacttggtcgaggcagatggctgtctaacatgagtctggttctgatcgaggtttctgcctgttaaaggaagtttgtccttgctgctgtaacttgctaaatgctgtaaagtgctctgctcatggtgggttaagatgagatcatactgagtcctgtgtgtaagatgggactggattttatcctgtcttgaagttgggtctttgtttataatatgacagagtacggtctagacctgcttcgTGATTTTAAACATCTCTCATGTGTGATGTATCCCCAGATGAGCGCGCTGTAGCATCTTCAGACTATGACAGCACCTACGACAGCACTTATGAGACCAACCACAGTGACAGCAGCGACTTTGCACAgaatgaagaggagggagagggtggCAAGAAGCACCCCGGTGCGAGGGACGGATGCAGGGAGTATCTGTCAGAGGGCATCGTTCTTCACCCACTCCTGCCATCACCAGAGGTAGGCAACAGGACAGGTTAAATTTAGACTATGGGGTTCAAGTTTTACTGTGATTGACCTTTTATAAATGCCAAAAAGATACAATGCTTGTTAACATCAAAAACTTCTCCTAAATGCTAGATATATAAATTAATTTACTGTACCTGAAAGTAGTTGTCTTCATCCCTTTGACTCTTCCTCTGTACCTGACAGGACAAGCCAGTCTTAGCGATGGAGCCTCTGGTGATGTCAGGTCTGGAGCCGCTCATGAGTCAACTCAACAATTGGAACTTTCCCATTTTTAGTTTAGTGGAGAAAACCCGTGGCAAGACAGGCCGCATTCTCAGTCAGGTAAACCTGGATTAGTGAGCAGATGTTGCATATCATGTGACAGACTGGTTGAATTCAAAGAAGCTTGTATTGACTAAAAAATTTCATGTGTATATAGTCAGCAGGTAATGTGGTGGTGACATTAGcagacacaaaatgaaaacataaaaattaGAGATGAGATTGAGCatgtgttttgtcctcatgtcaTTTCCTAGGTTTCCTACAGGCTCTTTGAGGACACCGGTCTGTTCGAGACATTTAGAATTCCCGTCCAAGAGTTCATGAACTACTTCCAGGCGTTGGAGAATGGGTACAGGGTCATCCCATGTGAGTACATGTCTAAGGTTGTCACATTGCTTAAGTGAATAATTGATAACCAGACCAGCAGTACCTATGTCTGCCACAAGAGGGATGCATTGCTTTGTTAGGGAAACAAAGCACAACCACCGGGCCTTGGAAAGCATCTTTAATGAAATGATCTTTAGAATTTATTTTTACACTCTGACCTTTGGATCCATTTTTCCAGTGGGTGTGTCCTTATGAGTGCATGAGAATGCTCAGTTccttgaaaacatttaaaaatagcaTCGTTgcttagtgttttattttccattatATATATCACATATAGTGATTCAACAGTAAACAATCCAATGTGTGAGCCTAAGGCATAGTCTGTTGTCCTGAACTAGACCTCTAAAGAATTCAGTTTATGCTCTGCCTTATGTTGGCATGATGTTTAGAAGAAGACCCAGAGATCCTGCATTGCAGCACCTTGAGGCAATATGATTATGTAGGTTTAACAAAGCACCTTCTGATtttgaaaacatgatttaaattgATGTAATGCCAGAACTACAAATCTGATCCTCCTCAGACAGAGCAGATAACAAGAGAACAGGCTTCTGTGCTTTTTGTATTGTCTTAGCGTGAGCTAGATACACAATGACATTAAAACATTGACTCTATATATATTATATGTTCTAGTTGTGCATCAGTCACCATGCAATTTTCCATATAATCAACCTATACTTATCCCATACTAAAAATCAGGAAATCGTTCATCAACAAAGGTACTGATTTTTATCTGGAAGGAGCTTtcgtgtgtttctgtttttagatttaaatgtgacacatttttcaaactgCTTCATCCAGGAGTTGATAACAGAAATTATTCTTCCCCCACTGTTTTGAGCTACTATTTTTGCCCCTTTCTACAGATCACAACAGGATCCATGCCACTGATGTGCTGCATGCTGTTTGGTACCTCACCACTCAGCCTATCCCAGGCCTTCCAACTCTGCTGACTGAAAATGGGATACACACTGGTGAGGATTTTAAAGCATAAAGTAGGAACTGAAAGACACTTAGGGTTTACCCACATGCTTGGTAATTTCTTCAATTGTTACTATTTGACTCTTGAAGCAGGAGCAGCTTTTCGATTGGCTGGAGTCATGTGAATAAtccatgtatttgttttctaCTGGTATTTTCTGGACTTTTCAAGGGTTGAGACCAATCAAACAGGAAACTTTGTGGCCTATTTTCTCTCACTAACAGTATATCCTTGCATTTCtttctattattactattaaagTGCAGCATGAAGTGAGGAGAAAAGTAATGctattaaatcaaaatcaaataaaggctggagtaggcggtttgaaaaaaaagtgaggcTAATTTTACACAGGAAAATAACCTCGCAATCAATGGATACAGAAAAGGGCACATTTTCTTGCATCAACCAGTGCAACAGTTTGaaacaaagcaacattttaGGAGTAGTTGAATTGTAGGGGAAACTTGGCAAACTTAATCTAATTTATGTCTTTGGAATATAGTTTTCATGGTATTTCCTCGGTTTTGGAGCCCTGAGTTAAAGTCAGCACTCAGTGAATGCTGCTTTCTTTTCTCACTATTGTTTACGTAAGGGAAAATGTAGAGTGAGCAGGTTGCTAAAGCAGATTGGAAGCTCCTCCGCTATGACAAAGTACCCACTTTACTTTATCCTGAGTATTACATGGCTACttactccatccatccatccatccatccatccatccatccatccatccatccatccatccatccatccatccatccatccatccatccatccatccatccatccatccatccaaccatccatccatccatccatccattatcttgaccgcttatcccgtttcggggtcatggggggctggagccaatcccagctgacttcgggcggaaggcagggtaaaccctggacaggtcgccaacctatcacagggcaaacatggaaagacagacaaccattcacacacacactcacacctacatgcaatttagagtgatcaattaacatggtaagcatgtttttggactgtgggaggaagggCTACTTACTAATTAAACTAATATTTCAACAGTTAATATTATCAGGATGTAAATGTAAAGTTTGAGCTGTGAGTGTAATGGAACGTTTAACTCTGTATCCTTCCCTGTTATTACACACACTGAACTAGATATTTCCACTGATGTTGAAGTAGACTTAAACAAGTTCAACTGGACTGCATGAATCAGCGCCACACCTGGTTGAGTATTTTCTCCCTCGGCACTGagagtctgtgttgtttttttattacttttttcagtttttaaacatTACTGCATCCCAACACAACTCTGAATTTTATTAGCTGTTTTTTTTCGCCAACTGACATCAAAACAACCATACTC
This genomic interval carries:
- the LOC117825014 gene encoding cGMP-inhibited 3',5'-cyclic phosphodiesterase A-like isoform X2; the protein is MMQRRHSASIMGRHQDHTHPPKQSSGTSVIVDIAVMGEAHGLISDLLADPSLPPNTCTSLKAVSNLLSTQISLQPLHRPRLPADTHTCSDSEEGPEKLERLAIPKRLRRSLPPGLLRRISSTWTTTTSATGLPTIEPGPVRRDRSASIKHTTDSETWNNSMMMTISKGRSMSASYAASVISNHIYSKPLGRPGFPPSNVSPLGSPCPSPPIQGTPVSSPTTKTCSVQLPEPAGPLIERIPGPVVSKSHHRALTHSQSAPSSTTPHWRPPSLCGSCGRPFNNRLNHGVESGDKGDRIPHPDERAVASSDYDSTYDSTYETNHSDSSDFAQNEEEGEGGKKHPGARDGCREYLSEGIVLHPLLPSPEDKPVLAMEPLVMSGLEPLMSQLNNWNFPIFSLVEKTRGKTGRILSQVSYRLFEDTGLFETFRIPVQEFMNYFQALENGYRVIPYHNRIHATDVLHAVWYLTTQPIPGLPTLLTENGIHTENGITPGATGFLLSKMNSVLTEGYGSLAGLIPGLELMALYVAAAMHDYDHPGRTNAFLVATSAPQALLYNDRSVLENHHAASAWNLFMSRPEYNFLVNLEHVEFKRFRFLVIEAILATDLKKHFDFLAEFNAKVGDDGVSSIDWANENDRMLVCQMCIKLADVNGPLKCKELHLQWTEGIVNEFYEQGDEESSLGLPISPFMDRSAPQLAKLQESFITHIVGPLCSSYNSAALMPGRWVDPPEGEMELEEEKEGQDIEEEEEEELADEDASTSSETSQLQETKKVSRRKVFCQITQHLLENHEMWKRVIAAETQEEAGKEENPNCISSTTDPITAIHEEEEEQASKEEELAEGLDDREEVPAIEEEEILPQSETSGDKEEEPE